A window of the Ardenticatenales bacterium genome harbors these coding sequences:
- a CDS encoding DUF3159 domain-containing protein, translated as MNKLQELVAEFKTVLGERGTLLDLILPPLLFLLVNSLFGAQAAMGAALALAVGLGGLRLWRRQPVWYALGGVLAVLLALFLVRLVGSAAGFFLPNILSGALTLLITFLSLLVGRPLVAWTSFIARRWPWNWYWHPRVRPAYTEVTWLWVGYFALRLWTQWLYWQQGDVNALAVINLATGWPGTILLLALSYLYGTWRLRQLRGPSVTEFQQNLPPPWIGQRRGF; from the coding sequence ATGAACAAGCTGCAAGAACTGGTGGCGGAATTCAAAACCGTTTTGGGGGAGCGGGGCACGCTTCTGGATTTGATTCTGCCGCCGCTCCTCTTCCTTCTCGTCAACAGCCTCTTTGGCGCGCAGGCGGCGATGGGCGCTGCCCTGGCGCTGGCCGTGGGATTGGGCGGGCTGCGCCTGTGGCGGCGTCAGCCCGTGTGGTATGCGCTGGGCGGCGTCCTTGCCGTCCTGCTGGCGTTATTCCTGGTGCGGCTCGTGGGCAGCGCCGCCGGTTTTTTCCTGCCCAACATCCTTTCCGGCGCGCTCACGTTGCTCATCACGTTTCTCAGTTTGCTGGTGGGGCGCCCCCTGGTCGCCTGGACCAGTTTCATCGCCCGCCGCTGGCCCTGGAACTGGTACTGGCATCCCCGCGTGCGCCCCGCCTACACGGAAGTGACCTGGCTGTGGGTGGGATATTTCGCGCTGCGGTTGTGGACGCAATGGTTATATTGGCAGCAGGGCGACGTCAATGCGCTGGCCGTGATCAACCTGGCCACCGGCTGGCCTGGAACCATCCTCTTGCTGGCGCTCAGCTATCTTTACGGGACGTGGCGTTTACGCCAACTGCGCGGCCCCAGCGTGACCGAGTTCCAGCAAAATCTCCCCCCTCCCTGGATCGGTCAACGCCGCGGCTTTTGA
- a CDS encoding cytochrome P450 — MTAVYTELRLPPGPRGRPLLGSTFDIARAPLETVLAGWRQYGDVVRYRVGNRYFCVVSHPDLAQEVLQNTKDRFLKPYRRDGKPVGLQMLLGNGLLTNADHDSWLRQRRMMQPMFHRRQVGVMAETMTAMGERMLARWEQEVGVGGEVDLSFEMMRVTMDIITRTMFSAEVGGDAGKIGPAIVTAAEFASQHARHPFHAPLSWPTPANRRFREAMALVTDLVEGLIDERRAHPEVHGDLLDMLLTARDEETGEGMTDKQLQNEVATIFAAGHETTANALTWTWYALSRNPHVLRRLQEEVDEVLGGRVPTVADVPALSYTERVFQEALRLYPPAPLVPRVVPVDEVLGGYKMPARTLLTVSILNIHRHPDFWPDPETFDPDRFTPENSHGRHRFAFMPFGGGPRLCIGNNFAMMEGTLLLALMAQHYELRLKPGHPVAFKFAVTLRPRYGMRMTLHPRRPAS, encoded by the coding sequence GTGACAGCAGTTTATACGGAGTTGCGGCTACCGCCTGGCCCCAGGGGGCGTCCGCTGTTAGGGAGTACGTTCGATATTGCGCGCGCGCCGTTGGAGACGGTGCTGGCCGGGTGGCGTCAGTATGGGGATGTGGTGCGGTATCGCGTGGGAAATCGCTATTTCTGTGTGGTTTCTCATCCTGATCTGGCCCAGGAAGTGCTACAGAACACGAAAGATCGGTTTCTGAAGCCGTATCGGCGGGATGGCAAGCCGGTGGGCTTGCAGATGTTGCTGGGAAATGGGCTGCTGACGAATGCGGACCATGATTCCTGGTTGCGGCAGCGGCGCATGATGCAGCCGATGTTTCACCGGCGGCAGGTGGGCGTGATGGCGGAGACGATGACGGCGATGGGGGAGCGGATGCTGGCGCGTTGGGAGCAGGAGGTAGGCGTGGGCGGGGAGGTTGATCTGTCGTTCGAGATGATGCGGGTGACGATGGATATTATTACGCGTACGATGTTTAGCGCGGAGGTGGGGGGAGATGCCGGCAAAATCGGCCCCGCCATCGTCACAGCAGCAGAATTCGCCTCGCAGCACGCCCGTCACCCCTTCCACGCGCCCCTGAGCTGGCCGACACCCGCCAACCGTCGCTTCCGGGAGGCGATGGCATTGGTCACGGACCTGGTGGAGGGGCTGATCGACGAGCGGCGGGCGCACCCGGAGGTGCATGGAGACTTGTTGGACATGCTGCTGACGGCGCGGGATGAGGAGACCGGGGAGGGGATGACGGATAAGCAGTTGCAGAACGAGGTGGCGACGATTTTCGCGGCGGGTCATGAGACGACGGCGAATGCGCTTACCTGGACGTGGTACGCGCTGTCGCGGAATCCGCATGTGCTGCGCCGTTTGCAGGAGGAGGTGGATGAGGTGCTGGGCGGGCGCGTGCCGACGGTGGCGGATGTGCCGGCATTATCCTACACGGAACGGGTTTTTCAAGAGGCGCTGCGCCTGTATCCGCCCGCGCCGCTGGTGCCGCGGGTTGTGCCCGTGGATGAGGTGTTGGGGGGGTATAAAATGCCGGCACGCACCCTCCTCACCGTCTCCATCCTCAACATCCACCGCCACCCCGACTTCTGGCCCGACCCCGAAACCTTCGACCCCGACCGCTTCACCCCCGAAAACAGCCACGGGCGGCACCGCTTCGCCTTCATGCCCTTTGGCGGCGGCCCCCGTCTCTGCATCGGCAACAACTTCGCCATGATGGAAGGCACGCTGCTGCTGGCCCTCATGGCCCAACATTACGAACTACGCCTCAAACCCGGCCATCCCGTCGCCTTCAAATTCGCCGTCACCCTGCGCCCCCGCTACGGCATGCGCATGACGCTGCACCCCCGCCGCCCCGCCTCATGA
- a CDS encoding formate--tetrahydrofolate ligase: MSTHNRIHPVPSDLEIAQAATVRPIMEIAADLGLEADDLILFGRNKAKVHLDVLQKVADRPRGKYIDVTAITPTPLGEGKTTTTVGLVQGLGALGHKAIACIRQPSQGPTFGIKGGAAGGGYSQIIPMEDFNLHLTGDIHAITAAHNLVAAAIDARWYHEDRMSDAQLEASGLKRLDIDPYSITWNRVIDVNDRALRNIIIGLGPKVDGRPRQSGYDITVASEIMAILALVDGHDYRSTLRDLRQRCGRIVVASSKDKKPITLEDLGVAGAVTVLMKDAIHPNLMQTLEGQAAFVHAGPFANIAHGNSSIVADRIALHLGDYVVTESGFGADIGMEKFFDIKCRYSGLIPDCVVLVATIRALKMHGGGPRVVPGKPLDKAYTEENLELLGKGMDNLAAHIRNARRYGVPVVVAVNKFHTDTAAEVALVRQMAVSAGAEVAAMSDHWANGGDGARELAQAVVAACEKPANFEFLYPLDVSIKQKIETIAREIYGAADVSYEPLAEQQIKQYEANGFGGLPICMAKTHLSISHDPSLKNAPTGFTVPVREVRASVGAGFIYPLLGEMRTMPGLGSKPAYMNVDIDEDGRVVGLF, translated from the coding sequence ATGAGCACGCATAATCGAATTCATCCAGTCCCTTCTGACCTGGAGATTGCACAGGCCGCGACCGTTCGCCCGATCATGGAAATCGCCGCGGACCTGGGATTGGAGGCAGATGACCTGATCTTGTTTGGACGCAACAAAGCCAAAGTGCATTTGGACGTGCTGCAAAAAGTGGCCGACCGCCCACGCGGCAAATACATCGACGTAACGGCCATTACGCCTACACCGTTGGGCGAAGGGAAAACCACGACGACGGTCGGTTTAGTGCAGGGATTGGGCGCGTTGGGGCACAAGGCGATTGCCTGTATTCGCCAGCCGAGCCAGGGGCCAACCTTCGGCATCAAGGGCGGGGCGGCCGGCGGCGGCTACAGCCAGATCATTCCTATGGAAGATTTCAATCTTCACCTGACAGGGGACATTCACGCCATTACGGCGGCCCACAATCTGGTGGCCGCGGCGATTGACGCCCGCTGGTATCACGAAGACCGCATGAGCGACGCCCAGCTAGAGGCAAGCGGCCTGAAGCGGTTGGACATCGATCCTTATAGCATCACCTGGAACCGCGTGATCGACGTGAATGACCGGGCGCTGCGCAACATCATCATCGGGTTGGGGCCGAAAGTGGATGGTCGCCCGCGGCAGTCAGGGTACGACATCACCGTCGCCAGCGAGATTATGGCGATTTTGGCTTTGGTGGACGGGCACGATTACCGCTCCACGCTGCGCGACCTGCGCCAGCGATGCGGACGCATCGTCGTCGCTAGCAGCAAGGACAAGAAGCCGATCACCCTGGAAGACCTGGGTGTGGCGGGAGCCGTGACCGTCTTGATGAAGGACGCCATCCATCCCAACCTGATGCAGACGTTGGAAGGGCAAGCGGCCTTCGTCCATGCGGGGCCGTTCGCCAATATCGCGCACGGCAATTCCTCTATCGTGGCCGACCGTATTGCCCTGCATCTGGGGGATTACGTGGTCACGGAGTCCGGGTTTGGCGCGGACATTGGCATGGAGAAGTTCTTCGACATCAAGTGCCGCTATTCAGGGCTGATTCCAGACTGCGTGGTGCTGGTGGCGACGATTCGGGCGTTGAAGATGCACGGCGGTGGGCCGCGCGTCGTGCCCGGTAAGCCACTGGACAAGGCGTACACGGAAGAAAACCTGGAGCTGCTGGGCAAGGGTATGGACAACCTGGCGGCGCACATTCGCAACGCGCGTCGTTATGGCGTGCCCGTCGTGGTGGCGGTGAACAAGTTCCACACGGACACGGCGGCGGAAGTGGCGCTGGTGCGGCAGATGGCCGTATCCGCGGGTGCGGAAGTGGCGGCCATGAGCGATCATTGGGCGAATGGCGGCGATGGCGCCCGGGAATTGGCGCAGGCAGTGGTGGCCGCGTGCGAAAAACCGGCGAATTTCGAGTTTCTTTATCCGCTGGATGTGTCTATCAAGCAGAAGATCGAAACCATCGCCCGCGAGATTTATGGCGCGGCGGATGTGAGTTACGAGCCGTTGGCGGAGCAGCAGATCAAGCAGTATGAGGCGAATGGGTTTGGCGGATTGCCGATTTGCATGGCGAAGACGCACTTGAGCATCAGCCACGATCCGTCGTTGAAGAACGCGCCGACCGGTTTTACCGTGCCGGTGCGCGAGGTGCGGGCATCCGTGGGCGCGGGTTTCATTTACCCGCTGCTGGGCGAAATGCGCACGATGCCCGGCCTGGGCAGTAAGCCCGCGTACATGAACGTGGATATTGATGAAGATGGACGGGTCGTTGGCCTGTTTTGA
- a CDS encoding NADP-dependent malic enzyme: MLKIKEETVNVTELLAKARKPTAAAMKLHPFYRGKIETALKCTVRDFNDFAIWYTPGVAEPCRAIAADPEKVYDYTNKWNTVAVVSDGTRVLGLGDIGPKAGLPVMEGKALLYKYLGGVDAVPIMLDTKDPARIIDAVLMLQPSFGGINLEDLAQPKCFRILDTLREKAEIPVWHDDQQGTATVTLAGLMNALKVVGKQKEDVRIAFVGCGASNVACARLIFAWGVDPTHCVMVDSKGILGDHRRDLALRRAEYVDKWHYCQVTNGDGRQGGIPEALAGMDVVIALSRPGPDTILPEWVARMNEEAIVFACANPVPEIWPWEARAAGARIVATGRSDFPNQVNNSLGFPGIFRGVLDVRAHTITDEMCFAAAQALATQIGDRLDDEHILPTMDDWEVFPREAAAVGMMAQEQGVARLTRSYDALYNHATAMIGRSRELTRMMMDNGFIAEAPADEM; the protein is encoded by the coding sequence ATGTTGAAAATAAAAGAAGAAACCGTCAACGTTACGGAGCTTCTCGCCAAGGCGCGTAAACCTACGGCGGCGGCGATGAAGTTGCATCCTTTCTATCGGGGCAAAATAGAGACGGCGCTGAAATGCACCGTGCGCGATTTCAATGACTTTGCCATCTGGTATACGCCAGGCGTCGCCGAACCCTGCCGCGCCATCGCCGCCGATCCTGAGAAAGTCTACGACTACACGAACAAGTGGAATACCGTGGCGGTCGTCAGCGATGGCACGCGCGTGTTGGGCTTGGGCGACATCGGCCCGAAGGCCGGTCTACCGGTGATGGAAGGTAAGGCGCTCCTCTACAAGTATCTCGGCGGCGTGGACGCGGTCCCCATTATGCTAGACACCAAGGATCCGGCGCGCATCATTGATGCCGTGTTGATGCTGCAACCTTCGTTTGGCGGTATCAATCTGGAAGACCTCGCCCAACCCAAGTGCTTCCGCATCCTGGACACCCTGCGCGAAAAAGCGGAAATCCCCGTCTGGCACGATGATCAGCAAGGGACGGCCACCGTCACGTTGGCCGGGTTGATGAATGCCCTGAAAGTGGTGGGGAAGCAGAAGGAAGACGTGCGCATTGCTTTTGTTGGCTGTGGCGCGTCTAACGTCGCGTGCGCCCGCCTCATCTTCGCCTGGGGCGTCGACCCTACCCACTGCGTCATGGTGGACAGCAAAGGTATCCTGGGCGACCATCGCCGCGATCTGGCGCTGCGCCGCGCGGAATACGTGGACAAATGGCACTATTGCCAGGTCACTAACGGAGACGGGCGGCAGGGTGGCATTCCCGAGGCGCTCGCGGGCATGGACGTGGTCATTGCCCTATCCAGGCCCGGGCCTGACACCATTTTGCCCGAATGGGTAGCGCGCATGAACGAAGAAGCCATCGTCTTTGCCTGCGCCAACCCCGTGCCGGAAATCTGGCCGTGGGAAGCGCGTGCCGCCGGCGCGCGCATCGTGGCCACGGGCCGCTCCGACTTCCCCAACCAGGTAAACAATTCGCTCGGATTCCCCGGCATTTTCCGTGGCGTCCTGGATGTGCGCGCGCACACCATCACAGATGAGATGTGCTTCGCGGCGGCGCAGGCGTTGGCGACGCAAATTGGGGACCGCCTGGACGACGAACATATCTTGCCGACGATGGATGACTGGGAAGTTTTCCCGCGAGAGGCGGCCGCCGTAGGCATGATGGCGCAGGAGCAGGGCGTCGCCAGATTGACGCGCAGCTACGATGCGCTTTACAACCACGCTACGGCCATGATTGGCCGCTCGCGCGAGTTGACGCGCATGATGATGGACAATGGCTTCATCGCCGAAGCCCCCGCGGACGAAATGTGA
- a CDS encoding FAD-dependent oxidoreductase — translation MYDLIVIGGGPAGLTATIYAIRKRLNVLLVSQDLGGKTNYHLELPDIEAYQVINGIEVVNKFRSELEYLKFARHMESVTRVERQDDGFAVYTKGGGELFARAVIVATGARQQWLNVPGEREYLSRGLCYSALSYAPLFIDKETAVIGDGELALRSASELATVAAHVHVIGPSKEMLRTDLGQKLSRAANVTILERYHVKAVKGNGYCNRVVVQSPTGEQQEIDIDGAFVEEALLPNSEMVADLVALDESGFIKVDCYNRSSTPGIFAAGDVTNIYAEQVLVAVGEGVKAALSAYDYLLPRL, via the coding sequence ATGTATGACTTAATCGTAATTGGCGGTGGCCCGGCGGGATTGACCGCGACCATCTACGCCATCCGCAAAAGATTGAATGTGCTTCTTGTTTCCCAGGATTTGGGCGGCAAAACGAATTATCATCTGGAACTGCCCGATATTGAAGCGTACCAGGTGATCAACGGCATTGAGGTCGTGAACAAGTTTCGCAGTGAACTGGAGTACCTGAAGTTCGCCCGCCACATGGAATCCGTCACGCGCGTCGAGCGGCAAGATGATGGTTTTGCGGTGTACACGAAGGGGGGCGGCGAACTGTTCGCGCGCGCGGTGATTGTGGCTACGGGGGCGCGGCAGCAGTGGCTGAATGTGCCCGGAGAACGGGAGTATCTCTCGCGTGGCCTCTGCTACTCGGCGCTGAGCTACGCGCCACTGTTCATTGACAAGGAAACGGCGGTGATTGGGGATGGAGAGTTGGCGCTGCGCTCCGCCAGCGAGTTAGCCACCGTAGCCGCGCACGTCCACGTGATTGGCCCCTCAAAAGAGATGCTGCGTACCGATCTGGGGCAGAAGTTGAGCCGCGCGGCCAACGTGACCATCCTGGAACGGTATCACGTCAAGGCCGTCAAGGGCAACGGGTATTGTAATCGGGTGGTCGTGCAAAGCCCCACGGGAGAACAACAGGAGATCGACATTGATGGCGCGTTCGTGGAAGAGGCGCTGCTGCCGAACTCGGAAATGGTGGCGGACCTGGTGGCTTTGGACGAAAGTGGCTTCATCAAGGTGGACTGCTACAATCGCAGCAGCACGCCGGGCATTTTCGCCGCCGGAGATGTGACGAACATCTACGCGGAGCAGGTATTAGTGGCGGTGGGAGAGGGCGTGAAGGCGGCCCTCAGCGCCTACGATTATTTGCTGCCGCGTCTATGA
- a CDS encoding AAA family ATPase yields the protein MSFSALTPEQLRRVCSLDHVSFTTTSDLDAQNTIIGQPRGTRAIEFGIGIRSPGYNIFVLGETGTGRITAIRRFLRHKTLDRSIPPDWVYVHNFATPHRPRAIRFAAGAGGAFKAEMDALLVCLREDLPKAFENESYRDEVEKIRLRFEDRQSEVFTTVQQKAQAQGYTILRTAAGLDIAPLVDGQVMTPEMFQQLPAERQRAIDKETQALNAELEDAYYQIRLFETDTRAGIDALNRQVAETTLAHTFAHLRQQYQAEKEVLTYLEELYKDILDNVADFLPNEEHEGELDLRRYTVNLLVDNSQTSGVPVIFEANPTYPNLFGRIEYEMIYGAMTTHFTNIKAGSLHAANGGYLVLNVRDLLQYETSWEALKRALKEQEIRLQSPGTFDGGSQVLAKSLDPEAIPLSTKIILLGSPRLYYALYETDEDFGELFKVKADFNSDMPRNDENELEYARFIASRCQEEGLCHFDRSSVAKVIEYGSRLSAHQDKLTTRFGLVTDIVREASYWATLRGADMVTAEDVKKAIDEQVYRANEVEERIQEQFDENIIMVTTEGSVVGQVNGLSVLDMGDYAFGQPSRITAQTYMGEEGVVNIDREVEMAGPLHNKGLLTLVGYLGGTYAQDQPLSLSASLAFEQNYGGIDGDSASSAELYALLSSLSGVPVNQGRAVTGSVNQRGEVQPIGGVTEKIEGFFALCKKRGLNEDQGVLIPVGNVKHVMVSEEVVEAVRAGRFHVWAVRTIDEGIELLMGKNAGKRNKDGAYPEGSIHYLVQARLRELAEELKQFGESDDE from the coding sequence ATGTCCTTTTCCGCGTTAACGCCAGAACAGCTACGTCGTGTCTGTTCTTTGGATCATGTTTCATTTACGACGACGTCCGATTTGGACGCGCAAAACACGATCATTGGGCAGCCACGTGGAACGCGCGCCATTGAGTTTGGCATTGGCATTCGCAGCCCTGGCTACAATATCTTTGTCCTCGGGGAGACAGGCACGGGACGGATCACGGCCATTCGCCGCTTCCTCCGCCACAAGACGCTTGATCGCTCCATTCCCCCGGACTGGGTGTACGTGCATAATTTCGCCACGCCCCATCGCCCGCGGGCCATTCGGTTTGCCGCCGGCGCGGGCGGCGCCTTCAAGGCGGAGATGGATGCGTTGCTGGTTTGTCTGCGCGAGGATTTGCCCAAAGCGTTTGAGAATGAGTCGTATCGGGATGAAGTGGAGAAGATTCGGCTGCGATTTGAGGATCGACAGTCGGAGGTTTTTACGACGGTGCAGCAGAAGGCGCAGGCGCAGGGGTATACGATTTTGCGCACGGCAGCGGGTTTGGACATTGCGCCCCTGGTGGATGGGCAGGTGATGACGCCGGAGATGTTCCAGCAATTGCCGGCAGAACGCCAGCGCGCTATCGACAAAGAAACCCAGGCGCTCAATGCCGAACTGGAAGACGCTTACTACCAGATTCGTCTCTTTGAAACAGATACGCGTGCCGGCATTGACGCCCTCAACCGCCAGGTCGCCGAAACGACCCTTGCCCACACCTTTGCCCATTTGCGGCAGCAATACCAGGCGGAAAAAGAAGTCCTCACCTACCTGGAAGAACTGTACAAAGACATCCTGGACAATGTGGCCGACTTCCTCCCCAACGAGGAGCATGAGGGTGAGTTGGACCTGCGCCGCTACACCGTCAATCTGCTTGTGGACAACAGCCAGACCAGCGGTGTGCCCGTTATTTTCGAGGCCAATCCCACCTATCCCAATCTGTTTGGACGCATTGAGTACGAAATGATCTATGGGGCCATGACCACCCACTTCACCAACATCAAGGCTGGCAGCCTCCATGCGGCCAATGGTGGTTACCTGGTGCTCAACGTGCGCGACCTGTTGCAATACGAAACCTCCTGGGAGGCGCTCAAGCGCGCCCTCAAGGAGCAGGAGATTCGGCTGCAATCGCCAGGGACCTTTGATGGCGGCAGCCAGGTGCTGGCAAAATCGCTGGACCCGGAAGCCATTCCGCTTTCCACCAAGATCATTCTCCTCGGCAGCCCGCGTCTCTATTATGCCCTCTATGAAACGGACGAGGATTTTGGCGAGTTGTTCAAAGTGAAGGCGGATTTCAACTCGGATATGCCCCGCAATGATGAAAACGAGTTGGAGTATGCGCGCTTTATTGCCAGTCGCTGCCAGGAGGAAGGTTTGTGCCACTTCGACCGTTCTTCCGTCGCCAAAGTGATTGAGTATGGTTCTCGCCTCAGCGCACATCAGGACAAGCTGACAACGCGCTTTGGTCTGGTGACGGACATTGTGCGCGAGGCCAGCTACTGGGCTACACTGCGCGGCGCGGATATGGTGACGGCGGAAGACGTGAAGAAGGCGATTGATGAACAGGTTTATCGGGCCAACGAGGTGGAGGAACGCATCCAGGAGCAGTTCGATGAAAACATCATTATGGTGACGACGGAAGGAAGCGTGGTGGGGCAGGTGAATGGCCTTTCCGTGTTGGATATGGGGGATTATGCTTTTGGGCAGCCCAGCCGCATTACGGCGCAGACGTACATGGGTGAAGAAGGGGTAGTCAATATCGACCGCGAGGTGGAGATGGCCGGTCCGTTGCACAACAAGGGGCTGCTGACGCTGGTTGGCTATCTTGGCGGCACGTATGCGCAGGATCAGCCGCTATCTCTTTCCGCCAGCCTGGCGTTTGAGCAAAATTATGGGGGGATTGACGGAGATAGTGCTTCTTCGGCGGAGTTGTACGCGCTGCTTTCCAGCCTGTCCGGGGTTCCGGTGAATCAGGGAAGGGCGGTGACGGGTTCGGTGAATCAGCGGGGCGAGGTGCAGCCAATTGGCGGCGTGACGGAAAAGATCGAGGGGTTTTTTGCGCTGTGCAAGAAGCGGGGGTTGAATGAAGACCAGGGTGTGTTGATTCCGGTGGGGAACGTGAAGCATGTGATGGTGAGTGAGGAGGTGGTGGAGGCGGTGCGCGCGGGGCGTTTTCATGTGTGGGCAGTGCGCACGATTGATGAGGGGATCGAGTTGTTGATGGGCAAGAATGCCGGCAAACGCAACAAAGACGGCGCGTATCCCGAAGGCAGCATCCACTACCTCGTCCAGGCCCGCCTGCGCGAACTGGCCGAAGAACTCAAACAATTTGGCGAAAGCGACGACGAATAA
- the murJ gene encoding murein biosynthesis integral membrane protein MurJ, producing MSANPNSSSHSTARAQVLQAAGIVMMAMVLSRLLGLGRDVVINYYYDALSLEANAYAIASRYPQLIFTVIAGGALGSAFIPTFAAYFARDDAEGGWRLFSVIINLATLATTVVAGITFLFTPQIVRLAYPELVRDNAALLPMTADLMRVMLLSPIIFGVSGVVMGALNARQHFLLPALAGSVYNIGIMLGAVLWPGNVMGLGYGVVIGSLGHLLVQMPALRQKQARYTPYLTLRDPGVRQVLRLMAPRVVGLSFSEITIVVTQFLAQVMPLGSIRALDQAWRVMSMPLGFLGQALGIAAFPTFATLAAEANFRDMRRILADTLRLITFLGLPAAVLLGVLRQPLITLFFQRGDFGETATQYVAWALLFYAVGLVSLAAIEVIARAFYALGDTVTPVLAGAAQLLLMIVLGLWFSRTLFPALEWLPFGGLALGHSLSNWVEMGILLWLLRRKMGGVDGRHLWDGVWRMTVAALALGLAAQFTYHISQEAGVLLSLVLGGTAGGLAYLAVSLVLHLREPYLLLRPLRRRA from the coding sequence ATGTCCGCTAATCCCAATTCGTCTTCCCATTCAACCGCGCGCGCGCAGGTGCTGCAAGCTGCCGGCATTGTCATGATGGCCATGGTCCTGAGTCGGCTATTGGGATTGGGGCGCGATGTGGTCATCAACTACTACTACGACGCCCTCAGCCTGGAAGCGAACGCCTACGCCATCGCCAGCCGCTATCCCCAACTCATCTTCACCGTCATTGCCGGCGGCGCGCTTGGCTCCGCCTTCATTCCCACGTTTGCCGCCTATTTCGCCCGCGACGATGCGGAGGGGGGCTGGCGACTATTTTCGGTCATCATCAATCTGGCGACGCTGGCAACGACGGTGGTTGCCGGCATTACGTTTCTCTTCACGCCACAAATTGTCCGGCTGGCATACCCGGAACTGGTGCGCGACAATGCCGCGTTGCTGCCGATGACGGCCGACCTGATGCGCGTGATGCTGCTGTCGCCGATCATTTTCGGCGTGAGCGGGGTGGTGATGGGGGCTTTGAATGCGCGGCAGCATTTTTTGCTGCCGGCATTAGCGGGCAGCGTCTACAACATCGGCATTATGCTGGGAGCCGTGCTATGGCCGGGGAATGTGATGGGGTTGGGGTACGGCGTAGTCATTGGTTCGTTGGGGCATCTGTTGGTGCAAATGCCGGCACTGCGCCAAAAACAAGCCCGCTACACCCCCTATCTCACCCTGCGCGATCCCGGCGTGCGCCAGGTCCTCCGCCTCATGGCCCCCCGCGTCGTCGGCCTTTCCTTTAGCGAGATCACCATCGTCGTCACCCAATTCCTGGCTCAAGTCATGCCGCTGGGTAGCATTCGCGCCCTGGACCAGGCATGGCGCGTCATGAGCATGCCCCTCGGCTTCCTCGGGCAAGCCCTGGGCATCGCCGCCTTTCCCACCTTCGCCACCCTCGCCGCCGAAGCTAACTTCCGCGACATGCGCCGTATCCTGGCGGACACGCTGCGCCTTATCACCTTTCTCGGCTTGCCCGCGGCCGTCCTCCTTGGGGTCCTGCGCCAACCGCTGATAACGCTTTTTTTTCAACGCGGCGATTTCGGCGAAACCGCCACGCAATACGTTGCCTGGGCGCTTCTCTTCTACGCCGTGGGATTGGTCAGCCTGGCCGCTATCGAAGTGATCGCCCGCGCCTTCTACGCCCTCGGCGACACAGTGACGCCCGTGCTGGCCGGTGCTGCGCAGCTTCTGCTCATGATCGTGCTGGGCCTCTGGTTCAGCCGCACCCTTTTCCCCGCCCTGGAATGGCTCCCCTTCGGCGGGCTGGCTCTAGGACACAGCCTCTCCAACTGGGTGGAGATGGGCATCCTGCTCTGGCTGCTGCGACGCAAAATGGGCGGCGTTGATGGCCGGCATTTATGGGATGGTGTATGGCGCATGACCGTGGCGGCGCTGGCTCTGGGTCTGGCAGCGCAGTTTACCTATCACATTAGCCAGGAAGCCGGCGTCCTTCTTTCCCTTGTGCTGGGGGGAACCGCTGGTGGGCTGGCTTATCTGGCCGTCAGCCTGGTGCTGCACCTGCGCGAGCCATACCTCCTGCTGCGGCCACTGCGACGCCGCGCCTGA